A single window of Desulfovibrio sp. G11 DNA harbors:
- a CDS encoding efflux RND transporter permease subunit encodes MWLRGVNNDIYFQIAVLTIVGLSAKNSILIVEFARAQHQAGKNLMAAATEAARLRLRPIIS; translated from the coding sequence ATGTGGTTGCGCGGGGTTAACAATGACATCTATTTTCAGATCGCGGTCTTGACTATTGTGGGCCTGTCAGCCAAGAATTCCATTCTTATTGTGGAATTCGCCCGCGCGCAGCATCAGGCCGGGAAAAACCTGATGGCCGCGGCCACAGAGGCCGCCCGGTTGAGGCTGAGACCCATCATATCATGA
- a CDS encoding efflux RND transporter permease subunit: MTSLCFILGVIPLALSSGAGSGAQNALGTVVMAGMLTATMLGIYLTPLFFVLVVKMLRKE, encoded by the coding sequence ATGACCTCCCTGTGTTTTATTCTTGGTGTCATTCCCCTGGCCCTGAGCAGCGGGGCCGGCTCCGGAGCGCAAAACGCCCTGGGAACCGTAGTGATGGCAGGTATGCTGACGGCAACAATGCTGGGCATATACCTCACACCACTCTTCTTTGTGCTCGTTGTCAAAATGCTGCGCAAAGAATAG
- a CDS encoding MFS transporter, protein MNKDNLNTGNGQPTDTSGKPGPSRAARRRILLAVMVAWLPIATDMTILHIAVPSLTLALKATGTEILWIIDIYPLIVASLLVPMGTRSDSVGPRKLLLAGLVIFMAASLAAAFAPTARALIAARACLALGASMIVPSVLAIIRITFDDWKERAMALGIWGTVSTVSAAMGPLVGGLLLEHFWWGSVFLINVPLILIILPLAAAILPRPRPGPRKPWPIGQALTLAAGLMSTVYAVKTIFRQDSSLLLCGIALLCGIGLMALFIRKQMTARTPMLDLDLFRLPAIRVGLVAALVVSGALAGVELTIAQELQFVLGRTPLQAGIFMLPIMAASAVGGPLAGRLVVMAGLRNVFTVSLLAAGGSLAGLGLASFHDAGWLVAAYMVVLGLSLSIGLTASSIAIMGSVPPEKGGAAGSIEALGYDLGAGLGITAFGVLLAANYSAALRLPENLRQHLPRSALDSISDTMVAAELTGGEKGQAIVEAGQAAFTAAHSTVLLSAALLVCLLALWVFSSLRRYRGEEQRRG, encoded by the coding sequence ATGAACAAGGACAATCTCAATACAGGCAACGGGCAGCCCACGGATACTTCCGGCAAGCCCGGCCCGTCCAGGGCTGCCCGCCGGCGCATACTGCTGGCCGTTATGGTGGCATGGCTGCCCATAGCCACGGACATGACCATCCTTCACATCGCCGTCCCCTCCCTGACCCTCGCCCTGAAGGCCACGGGAACGGAGATACTCTGGATCATAGACATTTACCCCCTGATCGTGGCCAGCCTGCTGGTTCCTATGGGTACACGGAGCGACAGCGTCGGGCCACGCAAGCTCCTGCTAGCCGGGCTGGTCATCTTTATGGCCGCATCGCTGGCAGCGGCTTTCGCGCCCACGGCCAGAGCACTCATCGCAGCCAGAGCCTGTCTGGCCCTGGGTGCGTCAATGATCGTACCCAGCGTGCTCGCCATCATACGGATCACCTTTGACGACTGGAAGGAACGGGCAATGGCCCTGGGCATCTGGGGCACTGTAAGTACCGTGAGCGCGGCCATGGGGCCTCTGGTGGGCGGCCTGCTGCTTGAACATTTCTGGTGGGGTTCAGTCTTTCTTATCAATGTGCCGCTTATCCTGATCATTCTGCCCCTGGCCGCCGCGATCCTGCCCAGGCCCCGTCCCGGCCCCCGAAAGCCGTGGCCCATCGGGCAGGCCCTGACACTGGCTGCGGGCCTTATGTCCACGGTATACGCGGTCAAAACGATCTTCAGGCAGGACAGTTCCCTTCTCCTTTGCGGTATTGCGCTGCTGTGCGGCATTGGTCTGATGGCGCTCTTCATCCGAAAACAGATGACAGCGCGCACCCCCATGCTGGATCTCGACCTGTTCAGGCTGCCCGCCATTCGCGTGGGCCTGGTGGCCGCTCTTGTGGTTTCTGGCGCTCTTGCAGGCGTGGAACTGACCATTGCCCAGGAATTGCAGTTCGTTCTCGGCCGCACGCCGCTACAGGCGGGCATATTCATGCTGCCCATCATGGCCGCCTCTGCCGTGGGCGGGCCTCTCGCAGGCAGGCTGGTCGTCATGGCTGGCCTGCGAAACGTGTTCACGGTATCCCTGCTGGCGGCCGGAGGCAGCCTTGCCGGGCTGGGCCTTGCCAGCTTTCATGATGCGGGCTGGCTTGTGGCAGCCTATATGGTAGTGCTGGGCCTGTCGCTCAGCATCGGCCTGACTGCATCCTCCATAGCCATCATGGGCAGCGTGCCGCCGGAAAAAGGTGGCGCGGCCGGGTCCATCGAAGCTCTGGGCTACGATCTGGGCGCGGGATTGGGCATCACAGCCTTTGGCGTATTACTGGCGGCCAATTACAGCGCTGCCTTGCGGCTGCCCGAAAACCTGCGCCAGCATCTGCCGCGCAGCGCCCTGGACTCCATCAGCGACACAATGGTGGCAGCGGAGCTTACCGGCGGCGAAAAGGGACAGGCCATTGTCGAGGCAGGGCAGGCGGCTTTTACCGCCGCGCACAGTACGGTGCTGCTGTCAGCGGCACTGCTGGTCTGCCTGCTGGCTCTGTGGGTTTTCAGCAGTCTGCGGCGCTATCGCGGTGAAGAGCAACGCCGGGGCTGA
- the fliR gene encoding flagellar biosynthetic protein FliR, with the protein MDVFGYNQAEVLSLILTMMRVSIVMFMLPVFSTNNIPIQVKAAVTLVFTLGVWPHLALPGSSMPAHPFDLVLMVLGEAVLGLVLGMAVNFLFMGIQAGGELLGFQMGFTMINFADPLTGNQTGITAFFLWMVSLLTFLSLDGHLYMIKGFAASFKIVPPGALFIGSNILWQILHLAAQMFVLALQIAAPVMVALFMVEVALGLVARTSPQIHIMEFGFPAKIGVGFFFVGLLLVIMADHVETFILGLDGLFTNLLRSMSTLYQ; encoded by the coding sequence ATGGACGTGTTCGGATATAATCAGGCCGAGGTTTTAAGCCTCATATTGACCATGATGCGGGTAAGTATCGTCATGTTCATGCTGCCTGTTTTTTCCACAAACAACATCCCCATTCAGGTCAAAGCCGCCGTCACCCTTGTATTCACACTGGGTGTATGGCCGCATCTGGCCCTGCCGGGCAGTTCCATGCCCGCGCACCCCTTTGATCTGGTGCTCATGGTTCTGGGCGAAGCCGTGCTGGGCCTTGTGCTGGGCATGGCCGTCAATTTTCTGTTCATGGGCATTCAGGCCGGGGGAGAACTGCTGGGCTTTCAGATGGGCTTTACCATGATCAACTTTGCAGACCCGCTTACCGGAAACCAGACCGGCATCACGGCGTTTTTTCTCTGGATGGTGTCGCTGCTGACCTTTCTTTCCCTGGACGGGCATCTGTACATGATCAAGGGCTTTGCGGCATCGTTCAAGATCGTGCCGCCGGGGGCGCTGTTCATAGGGTCCAACATCCTGTGGCAGATACTGCATCTGGCCGCACAGATGTTTGTGCTGGCCCTGCAAATTGCGGCTCCCGTCATGGTGGCGCTTTTTATGGTTGAGGTGGCGCTGGGCCTTGTGGCCCGCACATCACCCCAGATACATATTATGGAGTTCGGCTTTCCGGCCAAGATCGGCGTAGGATTTTTCTTTGTGGGCCTGCTGCTCGTCATCATGGCCGACCATGTGGAAACATTCATTCTGGGGCTGGACGGCCTGTTCACCAACCTGCTGCGCTCCATGAGCACACTGTATCAGTAG
- the gltX gene encoding glutamate--tRNA ligase, with product MTQVVTRFAPSPTGHLHIGGARTAIFCWLLARHFNGRFHLRIEDTDLLRSKQEYTDSILASMRWLGLDWDGELTYQTQRTDIYNAYVDKLLENGHAYWCSCTPETVEAMREEARAKGLKPRYNGCCRNRDLGPGEGHCVRLKAPLSGKVVFDDLVKGKIAVDVGELDDMVIRRADGMPTYNMAVVVDDHDMGITHVIRGDDHVSNTPRQILIYEALGLSVPRFGHVPMILGPDRQKLSKRHGARAVIEYQQDGLLPQALVNYLVRLGWSHGNQELFTPEELVEYFDGTNLNPAAAAFDPTKLEWCNAHFMREMPLAELAALTAPFVEQAGLGNLPQERLEPLCAMFRERANNLKALAESFRPLLVPAAELEYAEKDAAKHLAEAGKAHLTALAAVFAACDPFTAENLEAALNAYVADNGLKFKEVAPPLRTALMGFMGGSHLNEIMAFLGRDETLARLEKAAG from the coding sequence ATGACGCAAGTGGTTACACGATTCGCCCCAAGCCCCACGGGACACCTGCATATAGGCGGTGCGCGCACGGCCATTTTCTGCTGGCTTCTGGCCCGTCACTTCAACGGCCGCTTTCATCTGCGCATAGAAGACACCGATCTTTTGCGCTCAAAGCAGGAGTATACCGACTCCATCCTGGCTTCCATGCGCTGGCTCGGGCTGGACTGGGACGGTGAGCTGACCTATCAGACGCAGCGTACCGACATCTACAACGCCTATGTGGATAAACTGCTGGAAAACGGCCACGCCTACTGGTGCTCCTGCACCCCCGAGACAGTGGAGGCCATGCGTGAAGAAGCCCGCGCGAAGGGACTCAAGCCGCGCTATAACGGCTGTTGCCGCAACCGTGACCTGGGACCGGGCGAAGGGCATTGCGTGCGCCTCAAGGCGCCGCTGTCGGGCAAGGTTGTTTTTGACGACCTGGTCAAGGGCAAGATTGCCGTGGATGTGGGCGAACTGGACGACATGGTCATCCGCCGCGCTGACGGCATGCCCACGTATAATATGGCCGTGGTGGTGGACGATCATGACATGGGCATAACCCACGTCATCCGTGGCGATGATCATGTATCCAATACGCCGCGCCAGATTCTTATTTATGAGGCTCTGGGCCTGTCCGTGCCGCGCTTCGGCCATGTACCGATGATTCTTGGTCCTGACCGCCAGAAGCTTTCAAAGCGCCACGGCGCGCGCGCCGTTATCGAATACCAGCAGGATGGCCTGCTGCCGCAGGCCCTTGTGAACTACCTTGTGCGTCTGGGCTGGTCCCACGGCAATCAGGAGCTGTTCACCCCGGAAGAACTGGTGGAATACTTCGACGGCACCAACCTCAATCCCGCGGCTGCAGCCTTTGACCCGACCAAGCTCGAATGGTGCAATGCCCACTTTATGCGCGAAATGCCCCTGGCGGAGCTGGCCGCGCTTACTGCGCCCTTTGTGGAGCAGGCGGGCCTTGGCAACCTGCCGCAGGAACGCCTGGAACCGTTGTGCGCCATGTTCCGTGAACGCGCCAACAACCTCAAGGCCCTGGCCGAAAGCTTCCGCCCCCTGCTTGTTCCTGCGGCGGAGCTTGAATACGCCGAAAAGGACGCCGCCAAACACCTGGCGGAAGCAGGCAAGGCTCATCTGACTGCCCTGGCTGCCGTATTTGCCGCCTGTGATCCCTTTACGGCCGAAAACCTTGAGGCTGCCCTTAACGCCTATGTGGCGGACAACGGCCTCAAGTTCAAGGAGGTGGCCCCGCCTTTGCGTACTGCCCTTATGGGCTTTATGGGCGGCTCGCACCTGAACGAGATCATGGCCTTTCTGGGCAGGGATGAAACCCTGGCCCGCCTGGAGAAAGCTGCGGGGTAG
- a CDS encoding PAS domain-containing hybrid sensor histidine kinase/response regulator, whose translation MFTNEAMRRLLGVPEGLDPEACAAFWLRHVDSRDLPLIRDSLAAFKDDASMREIRYAYCHPGMGAMHVRCGGRRVSSADDPVLRITGFHQDISELHAAHNALRESLSRLSLACRLGWLGVFELGRKNGRPEFSCNEVFYEQFGLRESADAAERLVAVEKCILPEDRHRWRNLCRAEGWTLGFQEHVELRVSHPWRGLCWFVVAYEVVGTQDEPRITGYVHDVTKQRQHECMLREAKESAEAANAAKSIFLANMSHEIRTPMNGIMGMAHLVLNTDLSPQQRDYVEKIHSTCESLLDIINDLLDFSKIEANHMDLEALPFQPVNEMEAVLALLRPRTQHKNCVLESHIDPDIPQTLVGDALRLRQILLNLGGNAIKFSERGLVRVDLQLLHREGNSVTLACLVSDEGIGMSEEEQERIFTPFSQADTSITRRFGGTGLGLALCRRLVELMGGRIHVQSAPGKGSVFRVELPFGVGRDDVFAPDMAGAGPEEQPGCLRGLRVLMAEDGDINREIMEVLLSGMGVQCTAVSNGQEALEAWRAHAGDIDLILMDVQMPVMDGYTATREIRADSRPEASTVPIVAMTAYAMRGDAERSLQAGMNAHLTKPVDVRELTLTLKRLACPCEVRLG comes from the coding sequence ATGTTCACCAATGAGGCCATGCGCCGTTTGTTGGGTGTGCCTGAGGGGCTGGACCCCGAAGCGTGTGCGGCGTTCTGGCTTCGCCATGTGGACAGCCGCGACCTGCCCCTCATCCGGGACAGCCTGGCGGCGTTTAAAGATGATGCCTCCATGCGTGAAATCCGCTACGCCTACTGCCATCCCGGCATGGGGGCAATGCACGTGCGCTGCGGGGGCCGGCGCGTGTCTTCTGCCGATGATCCGGTATTGCGTATTACCGGTTTCCATCAGGATATCAGCGAGCTGCACGCGGCGCATAATGCCCTGCGCGAGAGCCTTTCACGACTTTCGCTGGCGTGCCGCCTGGGTTGGCTCGGCGTGTTCGAACTGGGCCGTAAAAACGGCAGGCCGGAATTTTCGTGCAACGAGGTTTTTTACGAGCAGTTTGGCCTGCGTGAAAGCGCGGACGCCGCGGAACGGCTCGTGGCCGTGGAAAAATGCATCCTGCCCGAAGACCGCCATCGCTGGCGCAATCTCTGCCGGGCCGAAGGCTGGACCCTGGGCTTCCAGGAGCATGTGGAACTGCGCGTGAGCCACCCTTGGCGCGGCCTGTGCTGGTTTGTGGTGGCCTACGAAGTGGTGGGCACACAGGACGAACCCCGCATCACCGGGTATGTGCACGATGTGACGAAGCAGCGCCAGCATGAATGCATGCTGCGCGAGGCCAAGGAAAGCGCCGAGGCGGCCAATGCGGCCAAAAGCATCTTTCTTGCCAACATGAGCCACGAAATACGTACGCCCATGAACGGTATTATGGGCATGGCCCATCTGGTGCTCAATACAGATCTCAGTCCGCAGCAGCGGGACTATGTGGAAAAGATCCATTCCACCTGCGAATCCTTGCTGGATATTATCAATGATCTTCTGGATTTTTCCAAGATAGAAGCCAATCATATGGATCTGGAGGCCCTGCCGTTTCAGCCTGTCAATGAGATGGAGGCGGTGCTTGCCCTGTTGCGCCCGCGCACCCAGCACAAGAACTGTGTTCTTGAAAGTCATATCGATCCCGATATTCCCCAGACGCTGGTGGGCGACGCTCTGCGCCTGCGGCAGATACTGCTGAATCTGGGTGGCAATGCCATCAAGTTTTCAGAGCGCGGCTTGGTGCGCGTGGATCTGCAGCTTTTGCACCGCGAGGGCAATAGCGTTACCCTCGCATGCCTGGTGAGCGATGAAGGCATCGGCATGAGCGAGGAAGAGCAGGAACGCATTTTTACGCCGTTTTCCCAGGCAGACACGTCCATCACGCGCCGCTTCGGCGGCACCGGCCTTGGTCTTGCCCTGTGCCGTCGTCTGGTAGAGCTGATGGGCGGCCGGATACATGTGCAAAGCGCGCCGGGCAAAGGCAGCGTATTCCGGGTGGAGCTGCCTTTCGGCGTGGGCCGTGATGATGTTTTTGCTCCTGACATGGCAGGGGCGGGACCGGAAGAGCAGCCCGGCTGCCTGCGGGGGCTGCGGGTGCTCATGGCTGAAGACGGTGATATAAACCGCGAGATTATGGAAGTGCTGTTAAGCGGCATGGGCGTGCAGTGCACGGCCGTGAGCAATGGGCAGGAAGCGCTTGAGGCGTGGCGGGCGCACGCCGGGGATATAGACCTTATCCTTATGGACGTGCAGATGCCCGTAATGGACGGCTACACCGCCACGCGCGAGATCAGGGCCGACAGCCGGCCCGAAGCGTCTACGGTTCCCATTGTTGCCATGACGGCCTATGCCATGCGGGGAGATGCGGAGCGCAGCCTTCAGGCTGGCATGAACGCCCACCTGACCAAGCCGGTCGATGTGCGCGAACTCACGCTCACGCTCAAGCGCCTTGCCTGCCCCTGCGAGGTGAGGCTCGGGTGA
- the argB gene encoding acetylglutamate kinase — translation MNNATVVIKYGGHAMDKPDLCTAFATDLAQLSAQSMGFVVVHGGGPQISALLQRLSIESRFENGLRVTDQPTMEAVEMVLCGQVNKAVVASLAAHGVRSAGISGRDGNLLRAAIKNPALGLVGEVEAVDPALPRCLLEAGFVPVVAPVAGGADGQALNINADTAAGALAGALAADYFVLISDVPGVLDAEGRLIPALTRKEIEKLCAEGVITGGMIPKVESCLHALDSGCRRALILDGRAPSSLRRYLLDDAPLGTVVIG, via the coding sequence ATGAACAACGCCACGGTTGTCATCAAATATGGCGGACACGCCATGGACAAGCCCGACCTGTGCACAGCTTTTGCTACAGACCTCGCCCAGCTTTCGGCCCAGAGTATGGGCTTTGTCGTCGTACACGGCGGCGGACCGCAGATTTCCGCCCTGCTGCAACGCCTGAGTATTGAAAGCCGCTTTGAAAACGGCCTGCGCGTTACCGACCAACCCACTATGGAAGCGGTAGAAATGGTGCTGTGCGGCCAGGTAAACAAGGCCGTGGTGGCCTCTCTGGCCGCGCACGGCGTGCGCAGCGCCGGAATTTCGGGCCGGGACGGCAACCTTTTGCGCGCCGCCATAAAAAACCCCGCACTGGGCCTTGTAGGCGAAGTGGAAGCTGTGGACCCGGCCCTGCCCCGTTGCCTGCTTGAAGCGGGCTTTGTACCCGTAGTCGCCCCGGTGGCCGGAGGTGCAGACGGGCAGGCACTGAACATCAATGCCGACACTGCCGCCGGAGCGCTGGCCGGGGCGCTGGCCGCAGACTACTTCGTGCTTATTTCCGACGTGCCGGGCGTACTGGATGCCGAGGGCAGGCTCATACCCGCCCTGACGCGCAAAGAGATAGAAAAACTGTGCGCTGAAGGCGTTATCACGGGCGGCATGATCCCCAAGGTGGAATCCTGCCTGCACGCCCTGGACTCGGGCTGCCGCCGCGCGCTCATCCTGGACGGGCGGGCGCCTTCAAGCCTGCGCCGCTATCTGCTGGATGACGCCCCCCTGGGAACCGTGGTCATCGGCTGA
- a CDS encoding GGDEF domain-containing phosphodiesterase, producing the protein MHFLGDGTEDRAGGYMRLSGDWGVESFFPELDLKSRESCRIRRLLGCMEQYDRTTWLLQFESFLQEALRVVRSDLTGRRFAVLHADMQGFQVLNRLYGEQAGNSMLRAFAAFLRHLDCYVCASRIFADQFTMLFTVPEGTSLEAAAGKIVAKGELFLAKKRNLHPRSHLAFVGGVCPVEGMPASLHPHVSRADQARRALKPTLRSRGGIFTDAMEVRRLQRQSLYEDVIKSLECGGVFFLLQPQIDIATGAVVGAEALARMRTPDGRDIMPASFVPLLEESGDIISLDFLVYEQVCRYLRQCFDTGRPFVPVTVNISRENFKNPAFAEEFHALVCAHGLEPRHVGLEITESVFIKNLTEIRDSVRQFKQYGYSIWLDDFGAGYSSLNVLKEVPFDVIKIDRSLLGSGEIASVNKSIISSIISLSGGLHMEVLCEGVENATQRNFLLGFGGIQAQGFFYARPMSCQDFEAFMEGGATLNPPQGGVR; encoded by the coding sequence ATGCATTTTCTGGGGGATGGAACGGAAGACCGCGCCGGGGGGTACATGCGGCTTTCCGGCGACTGGGGCGTGGAGTCCTTTTTTCCCGAACTGGACCTCAAAAGTCGGGAAAGCTGCCGGATACGGCGCCTGCTGGGTTGTATGGAGCAGTATGACCGCACTACATGGCTTTTGCAGTTTGAATCTTTTTTGCAAGAAGCCCTGCGGGTTGTGCGTTCAGATCTGACGGGACGGCGATTTGCTGTTCTGCATGCGGATATGCAGGGTTTTCAGGTGCTCAACCGTCTTTACGGCGAGCAGGCGGGCAACAGCATGTTGCGCGCCTTTGCCGCATTTTTGCGGCACCTGGACTGCTATGTGTGCGCCAGCCGCATTTTTGCGGACCAGTTTACCATGCTTTTTACGGTTCCCGAGGGAACAAGTCTTGAAGCCGCAGCCGGAAAGATTGTGGCCAAGGGCGAACTGTTTCTTGCAAAAAAGCGCAATCTGCACCCACGCAGCCATCTGGCCTTTGTGGGAGGGGTCTGCCCTGTAGAAGGTATGCCCGCCAGCCTGCACCCGCACGTAAGCCGGGCGGACCAGGCGCGGCGCGCGCTCAAGCCCACCCTGCGCTCCCGCGGGGGAATTTTTACCGATGCGATGGAAGTGCGCCGCCTGCAGCGGCAGAGCCTGTATGAAGACGTGATCAAGTCGCTGGAATGCGGCGGCGTTTTCTTTCTGCTGCAACCGCAAATAGATATTGCCACCGGCGCAGTGGTGGGGGCCGAGGCCCTGGCAAGAATGCGCACTCCTGACGGCAGGGATATCATGCCCGCCAGTTTTGTGCCTCTGCTTGAAGAGTCGGGCGACATCATCAGCCTGGATTTTCTCGTTTACGAGCAGGTTTGCCGCTACCTGCGGCAATGTTTTGATACGGGCAGACCGTTTGTTCCCGTAACCGTCAATATTTCCCGCGAAAATTTTAAAAATCCTGCCTTTGCCGAAGAATTTCATGCCCTGGTCTGCGCGCACGGTCTTGAACCGCGGCATGTGGGACTGGAGATAACTGAAAGCGTTTTTATCAAAAACCTTACAGAAATACGCGACAGCGTGCGCCAGTTCAAGCAGTATGGGTATTCCATCTGGCTTGACGATTTCGGCGCGGGCTATTCAAGCCTCAATGTGCTCAAGGAAGTGCCTTTCGATGTCATAAAGATTGACAGAAGTCTGCTTGGTTCCGGTGAAATAGCGTCGGTCAACAAAAGCATCATCAGCAGTATCATCAGTCTTTCCGGTGGCCTGCATATGGAAGTGTTGTGCGAAGGGGTGGAAAACGCCACGCAGCGCAATTTTCTTCTCGGTTTTGGCGGCATCCAGGCGCAGGGATTTTTTTATGCCCGCCCCATGTCGTGTCAGGACTTTGAAGCATTCATGGAAGGCGGGGCCACGCTCAATCCTCCGCAGGGCGGCGTACGCTGA
- a CDS encoding HD domain-containing protein, protein MPDDTPDQKRLERLADFFNEVGMLRHTPRTGYAFLGSGKENVAEHSYRVSVMGYALARMSGVDPAKVTFLCLFHDLHEARTGDLNYVNHRYAQCQPRRALEDCVAGTGLEDDVLPLWDELAENTSPEAMLAHDADQLDLICNLKVELDKGNAFAGQWLESAVKRLRSPAARELAEVVLRTDHNRWWYGRVEKDWWIRRGRE, encoded by the coding sequence ATGCCGGACGATACGCCGGATCAGAAAAGGCTGGAACGCCTGGCAGATTTTTTTAATGAAGTGGGAATGCTGCGCCATACTCCGCGCACGGGATACGCCTTCCTCGGTTCCGGTAAAGAAAACGTGGCCGAGCATTCTTACCGGGTCAGCGTTATGGGCTATGCATTGGCCCGCATGAGTGGCGTTGATCCGGCAAAAGTGACGTTCCTTTGCCTTTTTCACGATCTGCATGAGGCGCGCACCGGCGACCTCAATTATGTGAATCACCGTTATGCGCAATGCCAGCCCCGCCGCGCTCTGGAAGACTGTGTTGCAGGCACGGGCCTTGAGGACGACGTGCTGCCCCTCTGGGATGAGCTGGCAGAGAACACAAGCCCTGAAGCCATGCTGGCCCACGATGCTGACCAGCTTGACCTTATATGCAATCTTAAAGTGGAGCTGGACAAGGGCAACGCTTTTGCCGGGCAATGGCTTGAAAGTGCCGTCAAGCGGCTGCGCAGTCCCGCTGCCCGTGAACTGGCGGAAGTTGTGTTGCGCACGGACCATAACCGTTGGTGGTACGGCCGGGTAGAGAAGGACTGGTGGATTCGCCGCGGCCGGGAATGA
- a CDS encoding sigma-54-dependent transcriptional regulator: MKNSILVVDDDDAHRGMLRTMLRSWDYVVEEAADGDEAVALVREKAFDAVLTDVRMARMNGIHALKGILAYNPALPVILMTAYSSVETAVEALRLGAYDYLVKPLDFESLKHSLQQGIERSRLSVENRELRRQLSHAAAMPGIIGRSPAIRAMQEIMDTVAPTEATVLITGESGTGKELVARALHGKSLRADKPLVTVNCAALAENLLESELFGHEKGSFTGAERRREGRFAQAHGGTLFLDEVGEMPLSLQAKLLRALQQGEVQRVGSDTQLTVDVRVLAATNRDLRHEVAHRRFREDLFFRLNVISVEVPPLRERAEDIPVLAAYFLENFASRNRKAVRGFSAQALDIMLRHSWPGNVRELENAVERAVILCTGDLITARELPSVLSETVAAAEAPAEAPAEADLSLAGLPLDEVERRVIEETLRQTGDNKSEAARRLGITRATLHNKLRKYEFE, from the coding sequence GTGAAGAACAGCATTCTTGTAGTGGACGATGACGACGCGCACCGCGGTATGCTGCGAACCATGCTTCGTTCCTGGGACTATGTGGTGGAGGAGGCTGCCGACGGCGATGAGGCGGTGGCTCTTGTACGGGAAAAGGCCTTTGACGCCGTGCTGACCGACGTGCGCATGGCGCGCATGAACGGCATACACGCGCTCAAGGGGATTCTTGCATATAATCCCGCGCTGCCTGTCATTCTCATGACGGCGTATTCCTCGGTGGAAACAGCCGTGGAGGCTTTGCGCCTGGGGGCGTATGACTATCTGGTCAAACCTCTGGACTTTGAAAGCCTGAAGCATTCCTTGCAGCAAGGCATTGAGCGTTCGCGCCTGAGTGTCGAAAATCGCGAACTGCGCCGTCAGTTGAGTCACGCGGCGGCCATGCCCGGCATTATCGGCCGCAGTCCGGCCATTCGCGCCATGCAGGAAATCATGGATACCGTGGCCCCCACCGAAGCCACGGTGCTCATTACCGGCGAGTCGGGAACCGGCAAGGAGCTGGTGGCCCGCGCCCTGCACGGCAAAAGCCTGCGCGCCGACAAACCCCTTGTTACCGTCAACTGTGCGGCTCTGGCGGAAAACCTGCTGGAATCAGAATTGTTCGGGCATGAAAAAGGCTCGTTCACCGGTGCGGAGCGCCGTCGCGAGGGGCGCTTTGCCCAGGCGCACGGCGGCACGCTCTTTCTGGACGAAGTGGGTGAGATGCCCCTTTCGCTTCAGGCCAAGCTGCTGCGTGCCCTGCAGCAGGGTGAGGTGCAGCGCGTAGGCTCTGACACGCAGCTCACTGTGGATGTGCGCGTACTGGCCGCCACCAACCGTGACCTGCGGCATGAGGTGGCGCACAGGCGTTTTCGCGAAGACCTGTTTTTCCGCCTGAATGTCATCAGTGTTGAAGTGCCGCCCCTGCGTGAAAGGGCAGAAGACATCCCTGTGCTGGCGGCATATTTTCTGGAAAATTTTGCCAGTCGTAACCGCAAGGCCGTGCGCGGGTTTTCCGCTCAGGCGCTTGACATCATGCTGCGGCATTCCTGGCCGGGCAATGTGCGCGAACTGGAAAATGCCGTGGAGCGGGCTGTTATTCTCTGCACCGGCGACCTTATCACCGCGCGCGAACTGCCCTCTGTGCTGTCTGAAACCGTTGCGGCGGCAGAAGCTCCGGCGGAAGCTCCGGCAGAAGCGGATCTTTCTCTGGCGGGTCTGCCCCTGGATGAGGTGGAGCGCCGGGTCATTGAGGAAACCCTGCGCCAGACCGGCGATAACAAGAGTGAGGCCGCGCGCCGCCTGGGCATTACCCGCGCCACCCTGCACAACAAGCTGCGCAAGTACGAGTTTGAATAA